Proteins encoded in a region of the Isoalcanivorax pacificus W11-5 genome:
- the hemL gene encoding glutamate-1-semialdehyde 2,1-aminomutase, whose protein sequence is MPRRHSEDLFRDARQYIPGGVNSPVRAFNGVGGTPVFFHRAEGAYLFDEDDNRYIDYIGSWGPMILGHGDPEVLAKVHAAIDAGMSFGAPTAIEVAMAQKVCELVPSIEQVRMVSSGTEATMSAIRLARGFTGRDLIVKFEGCYHGHVDSLLVKAGSGALTLGVPSSPGVPKAVTEHTLTLDYNDLSSVEACFQEHGERIACVIVEPVAGNMNCVPPVNGFLEGLRKFCDDYGSLLIFDEVMTGFRVALGGAQALYGVKPDMTTLGKIIGGGMPVGAFGGRRDIMQHLAPAGPVYQAGTLSGNPVAMAAGLATLEKISQPDFHATLEARAARLMDGLSTLAREQGVAMTTNQVGAMFGFFFTEQTRITRFDEVMQCDQERFKRFFHGMLERGVYLAPSAFEAGFISSAHGEADIDFTLAQAREVLAAG, encoded by the coding sequence ATGCCCCGCAGACATTCCGAAGACCTGTTCCGCGACGCCCGTCAGTACATTCCCGGTGGCGTGAATTCCCCGGTCCGCGCCTTCAACGGCGTCGGCGGCACCCCGGTGTTCTTCCACCGTGCCGAAGGCGCCTACCTGTTCGATGAAGACGACAACCGCTACATCGATTACATCGGCTCCTGGGGCCCGATGATCCTGGGCCACGGTGACCCGGAGGTGCTGGCGAAGGTCCACGCTGCCATCGACGCCGGCATGAGCTTCGGCGCCCCGACCGCCATCGAAGTGGCGATGGCACAGAAAGTCTGCGAGCTGGTGCCGTCCATTGAACAGGTGCGCATGGTCAGTTCCGGCACCGAGGCCACCATGAGCGCCATCCGTCTGGCGCGCGGCTTCACCGGCCGCGACCTGATCGTGAAATTCGAGGGCTGCTACCACGGCCATGTCGACAGCCTGCTGGTCAAGGCCGGCTCCGGTGCCCTGACGCTGGGCGTGCCCAGTTCACCGGGCGTGCCGAAGGCCGTCACCGAACACACCCTGACACTGGACTACAACGATCTGTCCAGTGTGGAAGCCTGCTTTCAGGAACACGGCGAGCGCATCGCCTGCGTGATCGTCGAGCCGGTGGCCGGCAACATGAACTGCGTGCCGCCGGTGAACGGCTTCCTGGAAGGGTTGCGGAAATTCTGCGATGACTACGGCAGCCTGCTGATATTCGATGAAGTGATGACCGGCTTCCGTGTGGCACTGGGCGGCGCCCAGGCGCTGTATGGCGTCAAGCCGGACATGACCACCCTTGGCAAAATCATCGGCGGCGGCATGCCGGTGGGCGCCTTCGGCGGCCGCCGCGACATCATGCAGCATCTGGCGCCGGCCGGGCCGGTGTATCAGGCCGGCACACTGTCCGGTAACCCGGTGGCCATGGCCGCCGGCCTCGCCACCCTGGAGAAGATCAGCCAGCCGGATTTCCATGCCACGCTGGAAGCCCGTGCCGCACGCCTGATGGACGGCCTGTCCACCCTGGCCCGCGAACAGGGCGTGGCGATGACCACCAATCAGGTGGGCGCGATGTTCGGCTTTTTCTTTACCGAGCAGACCCGCATCACGCGCTTTGATGAAGTGATGCAGTGCGATCAGGAGCGCTTCAAACGGTTCTTCCACGGCATGCTGGAGCGGGGCGTGTATCTGGCGCCGTCAGCGTTTGAAGCCGGTTTCATTTCCAGTGCGCACGGTGAGGCGGATATCGACTTTACGCTGGCGCAGGCGCGTGAGGTGCTGGCCGCTGGTTGA